aaaaaagatgtaacgtagacgaaaaggagagagagagctatacattACATATATCTTAAatgcactttaggctatttttcctgagtttttccttgtggttgatcatttctagtgagaaataacactgcctactttttggcgcttctttgttggtgcaaacttgtaggaactatatttttggtgcctactttttggcgttatatttccatGGTGCCTATTGTTTGGGGCGACTCGAGGTGATGTTGTCTGCGGGCCATTCTTCCATCTCGGGTGATCTCACGCGCTCTAAGATTGCGCTGCTCATCTTCTTCTTGGGCATATGAATGCACATTGGGCCCAAGTGTAACTCCTATTGCCTTCATATAATACAATACTGATACCATTCCTTCATTAAACATGCCGGCAGCTATGTATGCAGCGATTTCCACAGTTTTCGAAGCGCCCGGAATAATTTTGGGAGAGGTGTTCCAAATCAGTTGACTGTAGCTTTCGCTGTTGTTTTGGTTAAAACCACCTAAACATCTTTCACTGCTGAGATCTGTATAAATCGCAAGTGTAGCCTCAGCAATATCTTCTGTTAATAGCTTATAATCATGTTCGAAAGTGGATTAATTGATCCGGCgttgtactttcaagcactctgaaacaccttttcaaatttgcgtgtaacttcgaaaatattcaccgaacgatattaaattttctgtgtgtattcttaaatatatgtacattaaaaaaaaataaaataaaaaaaatcgatcttttgaaaattctaactgtatataaccccttaaacatTTTAGTTTGCCTTATTTGCTTACGATCCAAGATGTTCCGCACATATAAAGTAGAGAAATCCTGTGATTCCGGGATTAACATCTCtactatgtatgcatatttcacATCTCATTGCGCTCAAAATCAATGGCAAATCTTAAATTTCAATGCAGTACAGCaggacaaaatttttcaaaaatcaaatgacATGAATTTCTAAAATTGTTCGCGCCGAGTGTCTACTGTCTACCTGAGCGCAACGCATGCAAATGCATTTCGGACCTTAGTTGGAAAATTGCTTAGAATTGGAAACTGAAGTGTACAATCATTAATAACAAACgcaatatttacaaaacaaacgTGTCGCATTGTTTTCGAATGCCTTTAACAAAATGCACAAtttccaaaaaccaaaaaaaaaacgaaaggaTGCTCGAACTATCAAGAGGTGAGTGCGCGTAGCAGCGCTCGAATGTCAAGCAGAAAGGTGTGATTGTGCTGTTGGCCCATAAATTAAGCGCAAATGAAAGAAGCAAAGAAAGTAAGAAAGTCATGCACGCATGCAAGATGCCTTTCTGGGAAGTCACAGCGCTGGTGCAACTATCCGACAGCCaacgaaaaaacaacaaaaaagaaaccagCTCGTTGTCGCGCATATTCATTAACATAAGTGGGACAATCACAGAGATTACAACTCAATTTCGACTTTTGCTTACCTTAAGCGCAAGCACACGCAGGCACGCTCGTAGTGTCAACTCACTACCCTTTTcccagtatgtatgtatgtatgtatgtaccttatCTTTGCTAGCTTATCACCGCTTTTACAAATTACCATTTTTCGGACATTAATCTTTTCTACGGCCAGCTGTTTCGAGTGTGTCCTGGTTGTCGTACATTTATTCGAGAGGAAAATCCTCTTATTCGCATATCCATGTAGTTATACGCGCACTGTGTGTCGGTGGCTGTCCGTGCCGCGGGACATAGACAACCCTTTCCTTTTGCTATTGTCCTGCAACCGTTTTGTAGCACACATTTCTCTAATGCTTTTCCAGTTCCTCTACCTCTTCCCCTTCAGCTTTTGCTACTGCGTACTCTTTGCTGTCAATTGTTTGTTGATGTGCCATTTTCCACTGCACATTTGCATTTCACCGAAATTTCATTATAGAAAAATCCATCAGCTTGCATACATCAGTATAACCCCATTTTTgctgacttatgtatgtatgtgcagccCAGCAACATTTTCTTACTCCTCCTTTGTTTACTGTTGTGTTATCCACTGTTGATTATTCCAATCGCCTTGTTACTTACTACTATATACTTCTACTTCGCTTTCATTTCAAGatgtgcatttttttgtgttttgtcaCTGCAGGCGCATTTAACTTCTAACTTCTTCATCGACTCTTGTGCTCATTGTCACTGGTTCACACCTTTCGCTGGCGACGCCTTTTCTTTTGTTCTTTCTGTAGACATTTCCCCAAGCGACTGAATGCTTTAGTTTCCTTTGAAACAAATGCATGTACGCATGcatatacacaaacatacatacatcttaGTATTtcatgttgttattttattattgttgtaattttagTTTTCCTCTGAATCCGCTATTGTTGACTTCTTTCACTCAACtgaatttatacaaatattttgattgaGATTGTGGTATAGAAGAGAAAAACTCTTCTTCAGTTTTCCGTTAATTGCATAAAGGCGAATTGTTGTTGTGTGAgcagcatttttttatattgctcTTTTGTAGAATACTAGAGTATACAGTATGGAGTATAGCGTGTATTAGAGTAGTCTGTATCATACTTATGCTAAAACATCATTTTGCAATCTAACCGAGAGCGCTTGAGacaattttgataataaagggtcgttaaatttcaagggccgatattgaatgcaaaccacacctaaacttcaagcttttttttgacatttcatttaacatttttcaatttcagattaattcaatttgaaccatggaaagatacacaatcgagcaatgtgttaaagttattcagactTATTATAAAAACGAGTGCTCAAGTCAAAAtgtatatcgcgcacttcatcttcagtgaagaggcacattttcacctcacctttcgtcaataagcagaattgccgcatttgggcgaatgataatccaaaatGATTGCCGGAAAGCCAATGCGCCCACAAAGAGTGACcgtttggtgcgatttatgggccggtggcatcattgggccgtattttttccaaaatgaggccggtcaggcagttactgtgaatagcgtTCGCTATcctgagatgataacgaactttttatggcccgaattggaagatatgggtgtggacgatatgtggtttcaacaggacggtgccacttgtcacacagctaacgaaacaatggctcttttgcgcaaaaatttgatggtcgaataatctcacgtcgcggcgatgtcaattggccgccaagatcatgtgatttgacaccgttggacttctttctttgaggttatttgaaagaaaaggtgtacgtcgataagccagcaactattcaagagctaaaggatgagataattcggcacattaacgccatagaacctcaataatgcctcagcgtcatcgaaaatttggaccatcggatggaggtgtgccgcccaGGTCGCGGGGATATTTTATTCCAGAAGtagttgagccataccaatataatcataataaagagaaattacaataatttcttgaaaaaattgtattttatttaaaatcaacaccggcccttgaaacttaaccaccctttacattttctcctaaataaaaataaaaaaaggaatatttttagaataagTGGAGTAGAAAAAATTCAAGTTGTTAAAAATAGTGGATCAATAAGCTAAAAAGACGTATcgtttataataattttgaggGATCTACCCAAAAAAACGGTTTTcggaaaaaaaatctaaattcttTCGATTAATGGTCTATATCTAAATTTTCCTCTGcgttaaattttaggaaaatctcctaaaaaaataaacggtttttggaaaaaatctatgAAATGAGCCTAAAGTCTCACTAATTTCAAAGTGCCCGTACTAAATTCTTAGATGCTAAAGTTCTGTATTTCCTAAAATTTTCCTctcattttcttgaaatttcgacacaaaattaagaaagcATAAACAAATCCTAAAAAACAacctgtttttggaaaaacatcaatTAAATGGGCCAAATTCTCACGAGTTTCAAGTTTCgttcactaaattttttaaattaaaattctgtATCGCCGTAAGTGTTCCTCTGGTTTACTTGaaaatttaacacaaaattGGAATTTAGTAAGATAACccagaaaacattaaattttagacCAATACAACCAATTAATTAACGAATTGTTACATTAATTTAGTCcaaatgaggaagaggaaggtaaataatttttgaataagttaAAACATCTCAGTTCTGTGAAGATCAGGCATCTTCTAAACCTTTTTAAAAGTTCACAATGGTTTTAGGAAAGCTAAGATCAAGTTCCCCACTTGGCATCACAAAGCGCTATGAGCATTAGTGTGTCCTATAATGAAGAACCTCtacaacttaacctaacctacattAATTTATgcgtacaaataaaaaaaaatactgggtctggtattttataaaaaatgtgtatttagtTAATTAGTTAACAAAGATACCAAGTTTATTATAATTGGCTTGTAGTCTATATATTACTCCGTTCTCTCAGTTCAATTCAGTTTCCACTAAGTTCCACTTCTCATTGTTCTTCTTGTAGCTCTTATTGGCGCTCTTGGCGTTGTTTGTGGTTCCTGTGGCTCCTCTCTCACTGGAATTACTTCAGGCAAATAAATTGCAGGCGCACTGAGATTAATTGGAGGAGCAGCTAAATGACGAGTGCGTTCGAAttgctataaaaaataagtcataaattaggacaaaaaaaaaaaagaaataaataaaaagttagctGGTATGTCTGTGGATATTTTTGTAAGCCTAATTGGCAATGCTTGTCATTTAATATCAATTAGACGGCATCAAATCGAGACTGGCCGAAAAGTGCGAGCAaaaagcaaacgaaaaaaaaacgcatataaaaaatcacataaaaaacgtaaacaagatttcaataaattaaaataaatatttttagtccGAAACGAACaagttttgcgtttttttatggATTTCACTTCACTTGGCTACCGGCACGACATTTTATTAACATAATTATGTAAGTGCACTACTACTCACCCCGCCGACCTGTCCAGGCTTGGCGGAACTTTGCTGCGCGTGCGCAGCTGATAACAAGAACAAACTGGCGAGCAGATAAGCGAGAAAGCGCAACATTTtcctccttttatttatttttgctttgttttaacAGCAACGTGGATGTGATATTGGAGCTCTTGCCGCTGTGCTGCTGGTTGACGCCTGTTTGGGAAATGATGCTCAGCAATTGGTGGCGCACGccttaaatacatatttgtcaAATGGTAACAAGACTGCGCAACTCTGCGAGCGTCAAGAGCATGAAAAGCGAGTATTTTTAGCAGGTGTCAGGTCAGGTACCAGGTCAACTTGAGCAGACAATTAGGCCGATGATTTGGGGAAGAGCATGTGTGaagaaaaatacatacaaacatattgtacatacataaatatatgcgcTTCCGATTTTTTGATAGAAggcaaaaagtaatgaaaaagatttttttaataaaatgcaattaacGGCCCGTGGAAAACCTtctgaaaatttcattaaattttaagtcATACTATTTGAGTGACAAGATCAGGACTTACAGCACAAAATGGagcagaagctcggccaaacatcaaaCGCGACAATCCACTctatgcaaataataaaaataaaaaattgaaaatgttataggtgtgcaactaagttctcgctgtttttttgatgaaaatacaactttattctgaaaaaatggttacaagtgaatcattggaAGTATTGCCAATCGCTGGCTACtaattactttttcccatctttctggtagatctcgtatcaCGTCGCGGTAAAacagttcatcttttgaggctatccacggatcaagccattttttgatgtcttcatatgaatggaactgctgctCAGTTAGACCATGCGTCATCGATcgaatcggacggcgcaatagatggagaatatggcgggtggggtagaatttcccattttAGTCTTtacaggtaggttttaacgggtttggcatcgtaaggccgagcgttgtcatgctgtagaatcactttttcatgcctctccgcgtattgcggccgcttctcgcgcagtgctcggctcaatcggaTCAACTGAAGTCGATACCAATCTTCAGTGATGGTTCCGCTTGgatttaacagttcataataaataacaccaacttggtcccgccaaatacatagcataaccttcgcagggtgaatattcggccgaggcgtcAACGTAGAAGCAAGACCGGGAAAtgcccatgactttcttttctttggattgccgTTAaggaatccatttttcatcacccgtcacgatgcgatgaataAACACCTtcctttttttgccgctggagcagttgttcacaggcgagaAAACGATGctaacatcccttggttttaacttataaggaacccaagtcccctgtatctgaatcattcccaaagcatgcaatcgcttggaaatggattggcgggtaattcctaatactgaagcaagctcttcttgcatttgacacggatcctcattgagcagtgCCTCCAATTCAGTGTCTTCGACAATTTTTGGGCTTCCTTCACGTGGACGGtggtcaacattaaaatcactgtctttgaagcgacggaaccaatcagAACACACTGTTTCTCTTAAAGTAGCATCTCcacaaactttttgtagctctcgatgcgctttagCTGCCGTTTTTTTGGAatggaagaggaaaatcaaaacttcccgcaaatgacgattattcggcacataatcagacattttcgcaaaaccaaaaccatatgataccaaaactaaatcactaatgtgtcgaagcagtttgtttaccatatgtctaaggtTGGTTTATGACATTTAGGTTACGTTAAAATCGACTAGCGCACACTGCTTTTTATTAACAAACAGTGGggacttagttgcgcaccaatataaaaaaacaaaaaaagtttaattattattattaattattgctGTAGGAAATGCAACAGTATTTAATGCGGCCATTTTTAGATGCTCTGACCCCCATTTGCTCGCGTTTGCTCATTTGCTCGCGTTTGCTCACAATGGATAAAAAGAATTCGACGAGACTTTCACTGATGGGTAGAGAATTTTCCTTAGGAGGTTATAGGCTGCTTTTTGAACTGGAAATATTGTTTTCTAAATGTGAACGGGAGCttcgaaaaagttcaaaaaatctatttatgATGTGTTTAAACTCATTTCCAAAACATTTATAGAAAAACCACTCGGTGAAAACCACTGCAATTCTGCAGAGCTACATTTCTCACTTGTTTGATTTTCGAAGTTAAAGGCATTCGTGTGggtttttacacaaaattttttgtaaactttccTAATAACTTTCGGTAATCCCCCTGTAAGTCTGTCTGAGTCATTACTCATTTCGCAATGATGACGCACAAGCATGCAAAGGTATATCTTGCATTGGAAATATTTCAGAAACTGTATAGCAGATGgtcagtaataaaaaattgcattcatttctcaaaaaaaagcgttaaaaatattcatagatttttgtttaatctttttgtaaatacatatttttcggCAGCGCTAATGCTTGTAATCCTCTTTAGAATTTTCTAAGTCCATCATCAAATTCCAATTAATCTTTTTTGTgctaaaaaagttgaaagtctTTGTAGCTTATGTGCTTATAAATGCACATACGGCTCTCTTCATTTATACATGTACATCTACATTAGGGTGCACCACTCggagaccaaaaaaaaatcgctactattttttctattggtattgtaaaacttattatattttaagactttcgcGAAAATATTTGGGAAAAGTATTAAGATTTACCTGAACTGCACCGATTTCAAAGTACCtccaaaaatcgagtttttttataaataaaataagtttcaaaacatattttcttcaaatgtttGTATAGTTTaagctaaaaattattaatatttgtgattttttgtttggaaCGTCAATGGggtaattttcttatatatgaAAAGTGATGAAAAAATACCTTTGCAGTGGTGCCTTGGAAGTCTAAATGGATTACGATTTGGCTGAGTTATTCAAGTTTTCCTCAAACCTATcatcaaacaattaaaaaaaacttttatagcATAGTAAGTATAGTTTAATCTTAACatccgcgctgttagttctgccttctccaaagtggataaagaggcaaagggaatgggtttggtggtgaacgaggacaaaacgaagtacctcctgtcatcaaacaaacagtcggcgcactcgcgtatcggcacccacatcGCTCTtggcagttataatttcgaggttgtaaaagacttcgtgtatttaggaagctggattaacaccgaaaacaatgtcagctttgaaatccaacg
The sequence above is drawn from the Anastrepha obliqua isolate idAnaObli1 chromosome 4, idAnaObli1_1.0, whole genome shotgun sequence genome and encodes:
- the LOC129243731 gene encoding uncharacterized protein LOC129243731, giving the protein MLRFLAYLLASLFLLSAAHAQQSSAKPGQVGGQFERTRHLAAPPINLSAPAIYLPEVIPVREEPQEPQTTPRAPIRATRRTMRSGT